TCTGCATAATCAATGTTATTCATTCTTTCTGCACCTCCTCGTATTCTAGCAAGTAAAAACCTTCCAGCTGGTGTAAACTAAtacaaagtggagaaaattatatatttatatatataagtctattataataattttatatattattctatGTGATAATGGATATACTATATAGTTTATACATTCAAAATTATCCTtgtattaaccttatatattaatgCTAATATGGATGTTGCTCCAGCAATTGTGCCAAAAGCTGTTGACACACCCCCTGTTGTAGAACTATTAGAATTAGCATGTTCAATGGTAGATACTCTTATGCTATCTTGTGCTGATAaacatttttcaaaaggttcattttcttctgatAATAAGGATGgtattttttcatctgcGTCTAATTTTCTATAAAGGTATTCCATATAGGAGCTATTAAAGCTACTTAGTATATCACAAGTACTTTTGTATTTGTTATTCCTGTAATCTGTATTAGTACAGTACAAACGATTCAtatctttatatatatcaacacattcgtatatatattttttacagaaGCAATAATTATCACTACCTTTTTGTTTCAAAGTACtaagaaaaatttcaatattttcttgcaaattgtataattttattatttttaaaggatctataattttttcatcatatgtattaaaacatatatgcTTATCGGGGTCTGAAAATACTATATCATTggattttttgaaaattttattaattaacTCAGCCGGTATTTTAACCTTATTTATTACGTGATACAACCAGTAGTTCATAGTTTTACAACGTTTACTACTAGGACTTATTGGTTTCATTCTTGTAGCACTATGATATACATCTAAATTATTCATAAGTTTCTTGCaaacatttttgtatttctcatttttcctaTCAGTCATTCCTAGAACCACTTGGCAGATGTaatcataatataatatCGTTTCTTCATCAACTACAGGTTTATCAAATTCTTCATACAAATTCCATGTatctattaaaaatggatactgtcaaaaaaaaacatgaagcaaaaaatacaGTTATT
This window of the Plasmodium cynomolgi strain B DNA, scaffold: 1035, whole genome shotgun sequence genome carries:
- a CDS encoding hypothetical protein (putative), with the protein product MRKLHSGKKKLDFIIHIRIIKSSYPFLIDTWNLYEEFDKPVVDEETILYYDYICQVVLGMTDRKNEKYKNVCKKLMNNLDVYHSATRMKPISPSSKRCKTMNYWLYHVINKVKIPAELINKIFKKSNDIVFSDPDKHICFNTYDEKIIDPLKIIKLYNLQENIEIFLSTLKQKGSDNYCFCKKYIYECVDIYKDMNRLYCTNTDYRNNKYKSTCDILSSFNSSYMEYLYRKLDADEKIPSLLSEENEPFEKCLSAQDSIRVSTIEHANSNSSTTGGVSTAFGTIAGATSILALIYKVNTRIILNV